One part of the Methylobacterium terrae genome encodes these proteins:
- the fabF gene encoding beta-ketoacyl-ACP synthase II, with protein sequence MRRVVVTGLGMVSPLGSSVDVTWSRLIEGQSGAARVEAFDVSDLACKIACSIPLGDGSDGTFNPDTWMEAKEQRKVDPFIVYAMAAAGQALDDADWHPSSHEDQCATGVLIGSGIGGIGGIYDASVTLFEKGPRRISPFFIPGRIINLASGQVSIAHGLKGPNHAVVTACSTGAHAIGDAARLVALGDADVMLAGGAESPINRLSLAGFAACRALSTGFNDEPQRASRPYDRDRDGFVMGEGAGVVVLEEYEHAKARGAKIYAEVIGYGLSGDAYHITSPSPDGDGAFRCMSAAVKRAGIAPSEIDYINAHGTSTPLGDELELKAVERLLGNATDVAMSSTKSATGHLLGAAGAIEAIFSVLAIRDGVVPPTLNLDNPSVETAIDLVPHKAQKRTVDIALSNSFGFGGTNASLILRRV encoded by the coding sequence ATGCGTCGAGTCGTCGTCACGGGCCTCGGGATGGTGTCGCCGCTGGGCAGCAGCGTCGACGTCACGTGGAGCCGCCTCATCGAGGGGCAAAGCGGGGCCGCCCGCGTCGAGGCGTTCGACGTGTCGGATCTGGCGTGCAAGATCGCCTGCTCGATCCCCCTCGGCGACGGCAGCGACGGCACCTTCAATCCCGATACCTGGATGGAGGCCAAGGAGCAGCGCAAGGTCGACCCCTTCATCGTCTACGCGATGGCGGCGGCCGGCCAGGCGCTCGACGACGCCGACTGGCACCCGTCCTCGCACGAGGACCAGTGCGCCACCGGCGTCCTCATCGGCTCGGGCATCGGCGGCATCGGCGGCATCTACGATGCCTCGGTGACGCTGTTCGAGAAGGGACCGCGGCGGATCTCGCCGTTCTTCATCCCGGGCCGGATCATCAACCTGGCCTCCGGCCAGGTCTCGATCGCCCACGGCCTGAAAGGTCCGAACCACGCCGTGGTGACGGCCTGCTCCACCGGCGCCCACGCCATCGGCGACGCCGCGCGCCTCGTCGCCCTCGGCGACGCCGACGTGATGCTGGCCGGCGGGGCCGAATCGCCGATCAACCGTCTCTCGCTCGCGGGCTTCGCCGCCTGCCGGGCGCTCTCGACCGGCTTCAACGACGAGCCGCAGCGCGCCTCCCGCCCCTACGACCGCGACCGCGACGGGTTCGTGATGGGCGAGGGCGCCGGCGTGGTGGTGCTCGAGGAGTACGAGCACGCCAAGGCGCGCGGCGCCAAGATCTACGCCGAGGTGATCGGCTACGGCCTCTCGGGCGACGCCTACCACATCACCTCGCCCTCGCCGGACGGCGACGGCGCCTTCCGCTGCATGAGCGCGGCGGTGAAGCGGGCCGGCATCGCCCCGTCCGAGATCGACTACATCAACGCCCACGGCACCTCGACGCCGCTCGGCGACGAGCTCGAGCTGAAGGCCGTCGAGCGCCTGCTCGGCAACGCCACCGACGTGGCGATGTCATCGACGAAGTCCGCCACCGGCCATCTGCTCGGCGCCGCCGGCGCCATCGAGGCGATCTTCTCCGTGCTCGCCATCCGCGACGGCGTCGTGCCGCCGACCCTCAACCTCGACAACCCGTCGGTCGAGACCGCGATCGACCTCGTGCCGCACAAGGCGCAGAAGCGGACCGTCGACATCGCCCTGTCGAACTCCTTCGGCTTCGGCGGCACCAACGCCTCGCTGATCCTGCGGCGGGTCTAG
- a CDS encoding YicC/YloC family endoribonuclease, translating into MSIASMTGFAREAGSTGPAHWAWELKSVNGRGLEVRVRVPAGLDAVGEEARALVQKRVGRGTCHLTLTLSRAEATPRVRINEALLASLAEAVTRVPMPLGITLPSVDGLLGIRGVIEVEEETGDDEALRRDLSAAAGRLVEALAEGRRAEGRALLDVVEGQLAAMADLVEAAEACPARRPEAVKARLAAQVAALMEAASLDPARLHQEAVLLAARADVREEIDRLRAHIGAARDLLAAGGAVGRRLDFLAQELGREANTLCAKANDVSLSRIGLDLKAVVEQFREQVQNVE; encoded by the coding sequence ATGTCCATCGCCAGCATGACCGGCTTCGCCCGCGAGGCCGGAAGCACCGGGCCCGCCCACTGGGCCTGGGAGCTGAAGAGCGTCAACGGCCGCGGGCTCGAGGTCCGGGTCCGGGTTCCGGCCGGTCTCGACGCCGTCGGCGAGGAGGCCCGCGCCCTGGTGCAGAAGCGCGTCGGCCGCGGCACCTGCCACCTCACCCTGACCCTGTCGCGGGCCGAGGCCACGCCGCGGGTGCGGATCAACGAGGCGCTCCTCGCCTCCCTGGCCGAGGCGGTGACCCGGGTGCCGATGCCGCTCGGCATCACGCTTCCCTCCGTCGACGGTCTCCTCGGCATTCGCGGGGTGATCGAGGTCGAGGAGGAGACGGGCGACGACGAGGCGCTGCGCCGCGACCTCTCGGCGGCGGCCGGCCGGCTGGTCGAGGCCCTGGCCGAGGGGCGGCGCGCCGAGGGCCGGGCGCTCCTCGACGTGGTCGAGGGTCAGCTCGCCGCGATGGCCGACCTCGTCGAGGCGGCGGAAGCCTGCCCGGCCCGCCGGCCGGAGGCGGTGAAGGCCCGCCTCGCCGCCCAGGTCGCGGCCCTGATGGAGGCCGCCAGCCTCGATCCGGCGCGCCTGCACCAGGAGGCGGTGCTGCTCGCCGCCCGCGCCGACGTGCGCGAGGAGATCGACCGCCTGCGCGCCCATATCGGTGCCGCGCGCGACCTGCTCGCGGCGGGGGGCGCCGTCGGGCGCCGGCTCGACTTCCTGGCCCAGGAGCTCGGCCGCGAGGCCAACACGCTCTGCGCCAAGGCCAACGACGTGTCGCTCTCCCGCATCGGCCTCGACCTCAAGGCGGTGGTCGAGCAGTTCCGCGAGCAGGTTCAGAACGTCGAGTAG
- the mltG gene encoding endolytic transglycosylase MltG, with translation MFRRSKTQDPAPSAPEPVSQPNRLAPRSPSEAIKPTAAPPPPEKPVRERGGLLSAVSGFLTLFVILGLGAILGLVVLERQTNEAGPLPADKVVVVPRSSVGEMADLLKREGVIDHPMLFELTARFGRKAALKAGEYNFKAHASIDDVVDVLVQGRPVQHAITFPEGLTSEQIVARLNDNDVLTGDINETPPEGSLLPDTYKFERGDSRQKILNLMRTKQREVLSQIWARRSPDVPVRTPQEMVTLASIVEKETGRADERPRVAGVFVNRLQKRMRLQSDPTIVYGLVGGRGTLGRGILRSEIDRVTPYNTYAIEGLPPGPIANPGRAALEAVANPSRTKDLFFVADGTGGHVFAETLDAHNRNVARWRQVEKAKAASDPGSTVGVDKVEPPPQADPAALPPRTGLPGAPLAYDGSEANGARSRAFDASEGTARDPLRNKTFDLNSPKTVPVLSQPKAGPGSR, from the coding sequence ATGTTTCGCAGATCGAAGACGCAGGACCCGGCGCCGAGCGCGCCGGAGCCGGTCAGCCAGCCGAACCGGCTCGCCCCGCGCAGCCCGAGCGAGGCCATCAAGCCGACGGCCGCGCCGCCCCCGCCCGAGAAGCCGGTGCGCGAGCGCGGCGGCCTGCTCTCGGCGGTGAGCGGCTTCCTGACCCTGTTCGTCATCCTCGGCCTCGGCGCGATCCTGGGCCTCGTCGTGCTGGAGCGCCAGACCAACGAGGCCGGCCCGCTCCCCGCCGACAAGGTCGTGGTGGTGCCCCGCTCCAGCGTCGGCGAGATGGCCGACCTGCTCAAGCGCGAGGGGGTGATCGACCATCCGATGCTGTTCGAGCTCACCGCCCGCTTCGGCCGCAAGGCGGCGCTGAAGGCCGGCGAGTACAACTTCAAGGCCCATGCCAGCATCGACGACGTGGTCGACGTGCTGGTCCAGGGCCGGCCGGTGCAGCACGCCATCACCTTCCCGGAGGGCCTGACGAGCGAGCAGATCGTCGCCCGCCTCAACGACAACGACGTGCTCACGGGCGACATCAACGAGACCCCGCCCGAGGGCTCGCTGCTCCCCGACACCTACAAGTTCGAGCGCGGCGATTCCCGCCAGAAGATCCTCAACCTGATGCGCACCAAGCAGCGCGAGGTCCTGAGCCAGATCTGGGCCCGCCGCTCGCCCGACGTGCCGGTGCGCACGCCCCAGGAGATGGTCACCCTCGCCTCGATCGTCGAGAAGGAGACCGGCCGGGCCGACGAGCGCCCGCGGGTCGCCGGGGTGTTCGTCAACCGCCTGCAGAAGCGGATGCGGCTGCAATCCGATCCCACCATCGTGTACGGCCTCGTCGGCGGGCGCGGCACCCTCGGGCGCGGCATCCTGCGCTCCGAGATCGACCGGGTGACGCCCTACAACACCTACGCGATCGAGGGCCTGCCGCCGGGGCCGATCGCCAATCCGGGCCGCGCGGCGCTCGAGGCGGTGGCGAACCCCTCGCGCACCAAGGACCTGTTCTTCGTCGCCGACGGCACCGGCGGCCACGTCTTCGCCGAGACCCTGGACGCGCACAACCGCAACGTCGCCCGCTGGCGCCAGGTCGAGAAGGCGAAGGCCGCGTCCGATCCGGGCTCGACGGTCGGCGTCGACAAGGTCGAGCCGCCGCCGCAGGCCGATCCGGCGGCGCTGCCGCCGCGCACCGGCCTGCCCGGCGCGCCGCTCGCCTATGACGGCAGCGAGGCGAACGGCGCGCGCTCGCGCGCCTTCGACGCCTCGGAGGGGACCGCCCGCGACCCCCTGCGCAACAAGACCTTCGACCTGAACTCGCCCAAGACCGTCCCGGTCCTGTCCCAGCCCAAGGCCGGGCCCGGCTCGCGCTAG
- a CDS encoding histidine kinase dimerization/phosphoacceptor domain -containing protein produces MTLPDQTTAPTIDLDALAPQELDALRQGVIQIDGSGVIHRYNRAESAFSGRVPERMIGRNFFTEVAPCTHLPHFYGRFREGVRRGRLDQTFSFVYGFDPRPMQVRITLRQAAAPDRYWIITEPVETLEPGHRREAVQAAVSQRVRAEPVDPSLCEQEPIHIPGAIQPHAVLVAADVDTLTVVACSGNVRDALDRDPLGRSLGDVLGDGLTGRIRESLLGEGVDPGRTVRQRVVLPPDSDLPVEAVAHRNGERIIVELELAPAHPDDFRTASQLDTELAISRLRGAATLEDAAEVAARETRALTGFDCILVYRFDPDWNGAAIAEDKDPAWTRSLLGLRFPASDIPAQARALYTRSKSRFVIDRDYVPVPLVATPATANAPVDLTFAQARSLSPIHLEYQRNLGVNGSMSISILVEGRLWGLMIGHHRRPHYVAPETRAAATVLADAFAMRVYELESRRLWQEQQAHLALESELVRELARSDDFVSALTENTHTLLDLFEAGGAATVSNDVVRRLGETPPPEAILTIADWLRATMPADRSSYATAEFAAAHPPSAPYAECASGLLAVFVDSERRHLLLWFRPEVPSTVTWGGDPRKPVLAGSGPVAVLPRRSFERWVEERRGVSEPFAPWQVGIAEALAQAVEGVVLRQRRKIAELTGLLADKERLLTQKDLLTREIDHRVKNSLQIVSAFLQMQRRQVTDPASQAAFAETAARVMSVARVHDSLYQAESVEEVDLGQTIENLCADLAGMAGEGHAVDLDAQPGLMVPYRKAVALSLIATELITNAFKYAYAEAGGRVAVSVVAETEGRVRLSVCDEGKGLPSDWPDAPARGTGLGMKLIRAMLDQINARLEVENRPGACFTVTA; encoded by the coding sequence GTGACCTTGCCCGACCAGACGACGGCCCCGACGATCGACCTCGACGCGCTCGCGCCCCAGGAGCTCGACGCCCTGCGCCAGGGCGTGATCCAGATCGACGGCAGCGGCGTCATCCACCGTTACAACCGGGCGGAGAGCGCGTTCTCGGGCCGCGTCCCGGAGCGGATGATCGGCCGCAACTTCTTCACCGAGGTCGCGCCCTGCACGCACCTGCCGCATTTCTACGGCCGCTTCCGCGAGGGCGTGCGCCGGGGCCGGCTCGATCAGACCTTCTCGTTCGTCTACGGCTTCGATCCGCGACCGATGCAGGTGCGGATCACCCTGCGCCAGGCCGCTGCGCCCGACCGCTACTGGATCATCACCGAGCCGGTCGAGACCCTGGAGCCCGGGCACCGGCGCGAGGCGGTGCAGGCGGCGGTGAGCCAGCGGGTTCGGGCCGAGCCCGTCGACCCGAGCCTGTGCGAGCAGGAGCCGATCCACATTCCCGGGGCGATCCAGCCCCATGCCGTGCTGGTCGCGGCCGACGTCGACACCCTGACCGTGGTGGCCTGCAGCGGCAACGTGCGGGACGCCCTCGACCGGGATCCCCTCGGCCGATCGCTCGGCGACGTGCTCGGCGACGGCCTCACCGGCCGGATCCGCGAGAGCCTGCTGGGCGAGGGCGTCGATCCCGGCCGCACCGTGCGCCAGCGCGTCGTCCTGCCCCCCGATTCCGACCTGCCGGTCGAGGCGGTGGCCCACCGCAACGGCGAGCGCATCATCGTCGAGCTCGAACTGGCGCCGGCCCATCCGGACGATTTCCGCACCGCGAGCCAGCTCGACACCGAGCTCGCCATCAGCCGCCTGCGCGGCGCCGCGACGCTGGAGGACGCCGCCGAGGTGGCGGCCCGCGAGACCCGGGCGCTGACCGGCTTCGATTGCATCCTGGTCTACCGCTTCGACCCGGACTGGAACGGCGCCGCGATCGCCGAGGACAAGGACCCGGCCTGGACCCGCAGCCTCCTCGGCCTGCGCTTTCCCGCTTCCGACATCCCGGCCCAGGCCCGCGCCCTCTACACCCGCTCGAAGAGCCGCTTCGTCATCGACCGCGACTACGTGCCGGTGCCCCTGGTGGCGACGCCGGCCACCGCCAACGCCCCCGTCGACCTCACCTTCGCCCAGGCCCGCAGCCTGTCGCCGATCCACCTCGAGTACCAGCGCAACCTCGGCGTGAACGGCTCGATGTCGATCTCGATCCTGGTCGAGGGCCGGCTCTGGGGCCTGATGATCGGGCACCACCGCCGGCCGCACTACGTCGCGCCGGAGACCCGCGCCGCCGCGACGGTGCTCGCCGACGCCTTCGCGATGCGGGTCTACGAGCTCGAGAGCCGGCGCCTGTGGCAGGAGCAGCAGGCCCACCTGGCGCTCGAGAGCGAGCTCGTGCGCGAGCTCGCCCGCTCCGACGATTTCGTCAGCGCGCTGACCGAGAACACCCACACCCTCCTCGACCTGTTCGAGGCCGGCGGCGCCGCCACGGTGTCGAACGACGTCGTGCGCCGCCTCGGCGAGACGCCGCCGCCCGAGGCGATCCTGACGATCGCCGACTGGCTGCGCGCGACGATGCCGGCGGATCGCAGCAGCTACGCCACGGCGGAATTCGCCGCCGCCCACCCGCCGAGCGCGCCCTACGCCGAATGCGCCAGCGGCCTGCTCGCCGTCTTCGTCGATTCGGAGCGGCGCCACCTCCTCCTGTGGTTTCGGCCGGAAGTGCCGAGCACGGTCACCTGGGGCGGCGACCCGCGCAAGCCCGTCCTCGCCGGCAGCGGGCCGGTGGCGGTGCTGCCCCGGCGCTCGTTCGAGCGCTGGGTCGAGGAGCGCCGCGGCGTCTCCGAGCCGTTCGCGCCCTGGCAGGTCGGCATCGCCGAGGCCCTGGCCCAGGCGGTGGAGGGCGTGGTGCTGCGCCAGCGGCGCAAGATCGCCGAGCTGACCGGGCTCCTGGCCGACAAGGAGCGCCTGCTCACCCAGAAGGACCTGCTCACCCGCGAGATCGACCACCGGGTCAAGAACTCGCTCCAGATCGTCTCGGCCTTCCTGCAGATGCAGCGCCGCCAGGTGACCGATCCGGCCTCGCAGGCCGCCTTCGCCGAGACGGCGGCCCGGGTGATGAGCGTGGCGCGGGTCCACGACAGCCTGTACCAGGCGGAGAGCGTCGAGGAGGTCGATCTCGGGCAGACGATCGAGAACCTCTGCGCCGACCTCGCCGGCATGGCCGGGGAGGGGCACGCCGTCGACCTCGACGCCCAGCCCGGCCTGATGGTGCCCTACCGCAAGGCGGTGGCGCTCTCGCTCATCGCGACCGAACTGATCACCAACGCCTTCAAGTACGCCTACGCGGAAGCCGGCGGCCGCGTCGCCGTCAGCGTCGTCGCGGAGACCGAGGGGCGGGTGCGGCTCTCGGTCTGCGACGAGGGCAAGGGCCTGCCCAGCGACTGGCCCGACGCCCCGGCCCGGGGCACCGGCCTCGGCATGAAGCTGATCCGCGCGATGCTCGACCAGATCAATGCCCGTCTCGAGGTCGAGAACCGTCCCGGCGCCTGCTTCACGGTCACCGCTTGA
- a CDS encoding biliverdin-producing heme oxygenase has product MSDILERLRAETREAHERIERDLAWEARVATLGGYRALLARFRGFHVVIEPALAAVLADDAFFDPRRRLAHLDADLRVLGFGETAIRELPPAAITLPRDRAEAFGALYVLEGSTLGGQVIAKHIGRQLGLTAEGGCRYYAAHGRETGTMWKAFRLRLAEEARDGDPDAIVTFATRTFEAMRSWLCAAPVPLLDGGGEGPVAKVSQRG; this is encoded by the coding sequence GTGAGCGACATCCTTGAGCGGCTGCGCGCGGAGACGCGAGAGGCCCACGAGAGGATCGAGCGCGACCTCGCCTGGGAGGCCCGCGTCGCCACCCTCGGCGGCTATCGCGCGCTGCTCGCCCGGTTCCGGGGTTTCCACGTCGTCATCGAGCCGGCCCTGGCGGCCGTCCTCGCCGACGATGCGTTCTTCGACCCGCGCCGAAGGCTCGCGCATCTCGACGCCGATCTCCGCGTCCTCGGTTTCGGCGAGACGGCGATCCGGGAGTTGCCCCCGGCTGCCATCACCCTTCCGCGCGATCGGGCGGAAGCCTTCGGCGCGCTCTACGTCCTCGAAGGCTCGACCCTCGGGGGGCAGGTGATCGCCAAGCATATCGGCCGCCAGCTCGGCCTCACCGCCGAGGGCGGCTGCCGCTACTACGCCGCCCATGGCCGCGAGACCGGCACGATGTGGAAGGCCTTCCGCCTGCGCCTGGCCGAGGAGGCCCGGGACGGCGACCCGGACGCGATCGTGACTTTCGCGACCCGGACCTTCGAGGCGATGCGAAGCTGGCTCTGCGCCGCGCCCGTGCCGCTCCTGGACGGGGGAGGGGAGGGGCCTGTCGCGAAAGTTTCGCAAAGGGGTTGA
- a CDS encoding dihydrolipoyl dehydrogenase, translated as MRELACDVAIIGAGTAGIAAHGAAVKAGARAVLIERGPGGTTCARVGCMPSKLLIEAARAAHDARGTEPFGVAAGEVRIDGAAVMRRVRRLRDDFVASVFEGLDEISPDLRVSGTARFCDQTTLLVDDHTRVVAGAVVIATGSTPALPPPLRPVESHVLTTDTLFEIEGLPESLAVLGAGPVGLELAQAMARLGVRVTLLDPADAVGGIRDPKVAACAAALIGAEIDLCLGATVEAAEIVGDAVRLSWRLDSGEQASGTFARVLAAAGRPPNLSDLDLAAAGIACDEDGLPDFNPRTLQCGTAPVFLAGDANHERPVLHEAQRQGWIAGGNAARFPQVEAPPPWPAFALTFTDPQVAAIGRAFDAEEARGWVIGEASFADQGRARTMDRAAGLIRIYAEPDGRLAGAAMIGPGVEHLAHLIVIAVQEGWDAAAFLDRPFYHPTLEEGLQSAVKAVAARTGGTR; from the coding sequence ATGCGTGAACTGGCCTGCGACGTGGCGATCATCGGCGCCGGCACGGCGGGGATCGCGGCGCACGGCGCGGCCGTCAAGGCCGGCGCCCGCGCCGTCCTGATCGAGCGCGGCCCCGGCGGCACCACCTGCGCCCGGGTCGGCTGCATGCCCTCGAAGCTCCTGATCGAGGCGGCGCGCGCCGCCCACGACGCCCGCGGGACGGAGCCGTTCGGCGTCGCCGCCGGCGAGGTCCGGATCGACGGTGCCGCCGTGATGCGCCGGGTGCGGCGCCTGCGCGACGACTTCGTCGCCTCGGTGTTCGAGGGCCTCGACGAGATTTCGCCGGACCTGCGCGTGTCCGGCACCGCCCGCTTCTGCGACCAGACCACGCTCCTCGTCGACGACCATACCCGCGTCGTCGCCGGCGCGGTGGTGATCGCCACAGGCTCGACCCCGGCCCTGCCGCCACCCCTGCGGCCGGTCGAGAGCCACGTTCTCACCACCGACACCCTGTTCGAGATCGAGGGGCTGCCGGAATCCCTCGCGGTGCTGGGCGCCGGCCCGGTCGGGCTCGAGCTCGCGCAGGCGATGGCTCGCCTCGGCGTGCGGGTGACGCTCCTCGACCCGGCCGACGCCGTCGGCGGCATCCGCGACCCGAAGGTCGCGGCCTGCGCCGCGGCGCTGATCGGGGCGGAGATCGACTTGTGCCTCGGCGCCACCGTCGAGGCGGCCGAGATCGTCGGCGACGCGGTGCGGCTGAGCTGGCGCCTGGATTCGGGGGAGCAGGCCAGCGGCACCTTCGCCCGCGTGCTCGCCGCCGCCGGGCGCCCGCCGAACCTGTCCGACCTCGACCTCGCCGCCGCCGGGATCGCCTGCGACGAGGACGGCCTGCCGGACTTCAACCCCCGCACGCTCCAGTGCGGCACCGCCCCGGTCTTCCTCGCGGGCGACGCGAACCACGAGCGCCCGGTGCTGCACGAGGCCCAGCGCCAGGGCTGGATCGCCGGCGGCAACGCCGCGCGCTTCCCCCAGGTCGAGGCGCCGCCGCCCTGGCCGGCCTTCGCCCTCACCTTCACCGATCCGCAGGTCGCCGCGATCGGCCGGGCCTTCGACGCCGAGGAGGCGCGCGGCTGGGTGATCGGCGAGGCCAGCTTCGCCGACCAGGGCCGGGCGCGGACGATGGACCGCGCCGCCGGCCTGATCCGGATCTACGCCGAGCCCGACGGCCGCCTCGCCGGCGCGGCGATGATCGGGCCCGGCGTCGAGCACCTCGCGCACCTGATCGTGATCGCCGTGCAGGAGGGCTGGGACGCCGCCGCCTTCCTCGACCGGCCGTTCTACCACCCGACCCTCGAGGAGGGGTTGCAGAGCGCCGTGAAGGCGGTGGCGGCGCGCACCGGCGGCACGCGGTGA
- a CDS encoding NADPH:quinone oxidoreductase family protein gives MKALLCKALGGPEDLVIEDVPDPVPGPGEALVRVSVAALNFFDTLIIAGRYQVKPDLPFSPGAEACGVIEALGPGVEAFRVGERVIVHLGYGACRERVVAPVSGLTRVPEGVSDEQAAGLSVTYGTSLHALQDRANLKPGETLAVLGATGGVGLAAVELGHAMGARVIACASSAEKLDLAKAHGADLTLDYSQEPLRDGLKRLGGEAGIDVVYDPVGGAYSEPALRSLNWKGRFLVVGFAAGEIPRIPLNLALLKGIDIQGVFWGAFLKREPEGHAANQARLLALVREGRLSAKVHGVYPLEEAAAALGILARREAMGKVLLRL, from the coding sequence ATGAAGGCACTCCTGTGCAAGGCGCTCGGCGGGCCGGAAGACCTGGTGATCGAGGACGTGCCGGATCCGGTGCCGGGCCCGGGCGAGGCCCTGGTGCGGGTGAGCGTCGCGGCGCTCAACTTCTTCGACACTCTGATCATCGCCGGCCGCTACCAGGTGAAGCCGGACTTGCCGTTCTCGCCCGGGGCCGAGGCCTGCGGGGTGATCGAGGCGCTGGGACCGGGGGTGGAGGCCTTCCGGGTCGGCGAGCGCGTCATCGTCCATCTCGGCTACGGCGCCTGCCGCGAGCGGGTGGTGGCGCCGGTCTCCGGCCTGACCCGGGTGCCGGAGGGCGTCAGCGACGAGCAGGCGGCGGGCCTCTCCGTCACCTACGGCACCTCGCTGCACGCGCTGCAGGACCGAGCGAACCTCAAACCCGGCGAGACGCTGGCGGTGCTCGGCGCCACCGGCGGCGTCGGGCTCGCGGCGGTGGAACTCGGCCACGCGATGGGCGCACGGGTGATCGCCTGCGCCTCCTCGGCCGAGAAGCTCGACCTCGCCAAGGCGCACGGCGCCGACCTCACCCTCGACTACAGCCAGGAGCCGCTGCGCGACGGGCTGAAGCGGCTCGGGGGCGAGGCCGGCATCGACGTCGTCTACGACCCCGTCGGCGGCGCCTATTCGGAGCCGGCCCTGCGCTCGCTGAACTGGAAAGGCCGGTTCCTGGTGGTCGGCTTCGCGGCGGGCGAGATCCCCAGGATCCCGCTGAACCTGGCGCTCCTGAAGGGCATCGACATTCAGGGCGTGTTCTGGGGCGCCTTCCTCAAACGCGAGCCCGAGGGCCATGCCGCCAACCAGGCGCGCCTGTTGGCGCTGGTGCGCGAGGGACGGCTCTCGGCGAAGGTGCACGGCGTCTACCCGCTTGAGGAGGCCGCTGCCGCCCTCGGCATCCTGGCGCGCCGGGAGGCGATGGGGAAGGTGCTGCTGCGGCTCTGA
- the gmk gene encoding guanylate kinase, giving the protein MVSTMGSELLTSPVARRGLVLILSSPSGAGKTTLTRALAQRPEWGLELSVSVTTRARRPSEIDGQHYRFIDRDAFEHLRERDDLLEWAEVHGNYYGTPRSPVERALAAGRDMIFDIDYQGTRQVRGKLRDDVVTIFILPPSMAELRRRLERRAEDSAETIERRLLNARTEIERWSEYDYVLVNDDLDRSFKTLEAILAAEHLRRERQVGLAGFVDRLLAESAAP; this is encoded by the coding sequence ATGGTGTCGACCATGGGCTCCGAACTCCTGACCTCGCCGGTGGCGCGCCGGGGCCTGGTGCTGATCCTCTCCTCGCCCTCGGGGGCGGGCAAGACCACCCTGACCCGGGCGCTGGCGCAGCGTCCCGAATGGGGCCTCGAACTCTCCGTCTCGGTGACCACCCGGGCGCGCCGCCCGTCGGAGATCGACGGCCAGCACTACCGCTTCATCGACCGGGACGCCTTCGAGCACCTGCGCGAGCGCGACGACCTGCTCGAATGGGCCGAGGTGCACGGCAACTATTACGGCACGCCGCGCAGCCCGGTGGAGCGGGCGCTCGCCGCCGGCCGCGACATGATCTTCGACATCGACTACCAGGGCACCCGCCAGGTGCGGGGGAAGCTGCGCGACGACGTCGTCACGATCTTCATCCTGCCGCCGAGCATGGCCGAGCTGCGCCGCCGCCTCGAGCGCCGGGCCGAGGATTCCGCCGAGACGATCGAGCGCCGGCTCCTCAACGCCCGCACCGAGATCGAGCGCTGGTCGGAATACGACTACGTGCTGGTCAACGACGACCTCGACCGCTCGTTCAAGACCCTGGAGGCGATCCTCGCCGCCGAGCACCTGCGCCGCGAGCGCCAGGTCGGTCTCGCCGGCTTCGTGGACCGGCTGCTCGCCGAGAGCGCGGCGCCGTAG
- a CDS encoding YbhB/YbcL family Raf kinase inhibitor-like protein, producing the protein MLEKIPHAVGEALSGLRAGLEKTAYHAEFEGAPDAIRVTSPAFADGAAMPARFTQDGEKLSPPLAWGDVPAGTAAIVLLVEDADSPTPKPIVHAIAWDLAPTSDGLPEGALASPGSDGTVEEVGKNTFLKAGYLPPDPPTGHGSHRYLFQVYALNRHLGLEGTPGRGALLQAMHGHVLAKGALTGTYERR; encoded by the coding sequence ATGCTGGAGAAGATTCCGCACGCGGTGGGCGAGGCCTTGTCGGGCCTGAGGGCGGGGCTCGAGAAGACCGCCTACCACGCCGAGTTCGAGGGTGCGCCGGACGCGATCCGGGTGACGAGCCCCGCCTTCGCCGACGGGGCCGCGATGCCGGCCCGGTTCACGCAGGACGGGGAGAAGCTGTCGCCGCCGCTCGCCTGGGGCGACGTCCCGGCCGGGACCGCCGCGATCGTGCTGCTGGTGGAGGATGCCGACAGCCCGACGCCGAAGCCGATCGTCCACGCCATCGCGTGGGACCTCGCCCCGACGAGCGACGGCCTGCCCGAGGGCGCCCTGGCGAGTCCGGGATCCGACGGCACGGTCGAGGAGGTGGGCAAGAACACCTTCCTCAAGGCCGGCTACCTGCCGCCCGACCCGCCGACCGGCCACGGCTCGCACCGCTACCTGTTCCAGGTCTACGCGCTCAACCGGCACCTCGGGCTCGAGGGCACTCCCGGTCGCGGTGCCCTTCTCCAGGCGATGCACGGCCACGTGCTGGCCAAGGGCGCGCTGACCGGCACCTACGAGCGCCGCTGA
- a CDS encoding YqaE/Pmp3 family membrane protein, producing the protein MGDIIRIILLVVIPPIGVLFTVGFGLQFILNVLLTLFGYIPGLIHAIWVVTRR; encoded by the coding sequence GTGGGCGACATCATCCGCATCATCCTGCTCGTCGTGATCCCGCCGATCGGCGTGCTGTTCACGGTTGGGTTCGGCCTGCAGTTCATCCTCAACGTGCTGCTGACGCTGTTCGGTTACATCCCGGGCCTGATCCACGCCATCTGGGTCGTGACGCGCCGATGA